The region TGATGCAATCAGGTTTTTCAGTAGAGAATATTTCGTTCTCAGCAAGCGGAAGGCCCCTTCTGACCGATGTGTCGCTGGACTGTCGACCGGGGCAGTTTACCGTCATCGTCGGACCAAACGGCGCTGGCAAAACGACGCTGATGCGTCTGTTGGCGGGAGATCAGCAACCGACTGCTGGTGCGGTTCTGTATAACGGGCAGCTTCTCCAGCGCTTCCGACCGATGGACCTCGCAAAGATCCGGGCGGTGATGGCGCAATCCGTTCAGATCAATTTCCCGTACACCGTTTTCGAAGTGGTAAAGCTGGGAACAATGGCTCGTTCCGACCTAAAGCCTGCAGAGCTTGGAGATCTTGTTCTCCAGCGATTAGGGGACGTCGATCTCAATGGCTACGCAGACCGCCTGTATCAGTCTCTGTCAGGTGGTGAGCAACAGCGCGTCCAGCTTGCCAGAGCTCTGTGTCAGATTGACGGGCCGTCTCCGGGTGGCCAGTCGCGCTATTTATTTCTGGACGAGCCGATTTCCAGTCTGGATGTCAGACACCAGCTTGATGTCATGAATATCGCCCGCAGGTTTGTCGATGCCGGCGGCAGCTGTATCGCTATTCTACATGATCTTAACATCGCGAGCATGTATGCCGATGAGCTTGCCGTGCTGAACAACGGAACCATCTATGCATACGGGAAACCAAAAGACCTGCTTTGTGAGAAAACACTTGAAGAGGTTTATGGACTGAGGATTAGGTCTCAAAATACCTTAAATACAGACACTCTGGTGTTCGCGCCTCAGATGATCATACCAGCCTGCGATATGTCCGGTCCCGATTGTGCTTCACCAACTGAAACAACTTCCGACAGATCTGATTGTCCGCCGGATGCTTGGTCTTGAGAAACGTGAAGTCTCCCATATAGTTACGGATTTTGAGCCACTTTAGCTGTTTATTACAGTGTTTTGATTTTGATAAAACGATTACGGGGACGCGCACCACACTTAACCCGCTTTTTGGTGAGCCTCACTCATTGATCGTATAGTTCAATAATATCATTTTGAAGTTTTTATAGAGCTGAATTCATGTCCATAGAGGTGTTGATCAATCTAAATGTGTCAATGATTGATCCGACACCTCAGCCCAACATTTAAAGTGAAAACCGCGTTAACGACTTTGAAAAGTGACCAGACAATGAGCATGCAGGCGACACCGTTCGACATCCATCCCAACCAGATTCAGTAATAGAAAGATCGTCGTCATATCATTGAAACTTCGGCAATCTTTCTCGTGTCACCTTCAATTCCAGCCACTTCAACTTCATAATTCGGGCCATAACGCCCAGCATCTTTATCCATGAAAGCGATAATAAGCATATCTCGAAAACCCCGCTTTGAAGGGTCTTGAAGCTCAAATTCACTTGCATAGTGATATCCAATCCTATCGTCTACTATAAT is a window of Coralliovum pocilloporae DNA encoding:
- a CDS encoding heme ABC transporter ATP-binding protein, with amino-acid sequence MQSGFSVENISFSASGRPLLTDVSLDCRPGQFTVIVGPNGAGKTTLMRLLAGDQQPTAGAVLYNGQLLQRFRPMDLAKIRAVMAQSVQINFPYTVFEVVKLGTMARSDLKPAELGDLVLQRLGDVDLNGYADRLYQSLSGGEQQRVQLARALCQIDGPSPGGQSRYLFLDEPISSLDVRHQLDVMNIARRFVDAGGSCIAILHDLNIASMYADELAVLNNGTIYAYGKPKDLLCEKTLEEVYGLRIRSQNTLNTDTLVFAPQMIIPACDMSGPDCASPTETTSDRSDCPPDAWS